In the genome of Deltaproteobacteria bacterium, one region contains:
- a CDS encoding aspartate aminotransferase family protein: MSRRRNDHTQLARADRAHLIHGFGSPAVIEREGTIRLVKGRGVYVWDSAGRRYIDALASLWNVAVGHGRAEIARAVAKQMRAIEYVPTLLGFASEPAIRLAARLARLAPKGLTRVVFTSGGSESNETVIRLVRLFWRLRGRPDKIQMVALERAYHGSSTGAASLTGLAAFHQYYEPLMPGVLRMARPYCYRCELGLTYPRCALACADELERIAVREGAERVGAFIAEPVQGVGGVVAPPPGYFERIRGICDRHQILLVADEVITGFGRLGTWFGSQRWQAAPDLLVFAKAVTSGYLPLGGVIVSEQLYQTLLQAGPSFSLHHGFTYSGHPVVCAAALANLDIIEREKLLPAVRRQAPYFAQQLRALEALPIVGEVRCAGLMAAIELVRDRDRKEPFAEAQRVPGRIRAAALRRGVIVRASADTIVVCPPLIITRAQIATVAAVLGEAIAEVYDELAAGGSG, from the coding sequence ATGAGCCGGCGGAGAAACGACCACACGCAGTTGGCGCGCGCCGACCGCGCCCATCTCATCCACGGCTTCGGCTCGCCCGCGGTCATCGAGCGGGAAGGGACGATCCGCCTGGTCAAGGGGCGCGGCGTCTATGTGTGGGACAGCGCCGGCCGGCGCTATATCGACGCGCTGGCGTCGTTGTGGAACGTGGCGGTGGGCCACGGTCGCGCCGAGATTGCCCGCGCCGTCGCCAAGCAGATGCGTGCGATCGAGTACGTCCCAACCCTGCTCGGCTTCGCCTCCGAGCCCGCCATTCGGCTGGCGGCGCGCTTGGCGCGGCTGGCGCCCAAGGGGCTGACGCGAGTGGTGTTCACCTCGGGGGGCTCGGAGTCGAACGAAACCGTGATCCGGCTGGTGCGTCTATTTTGGCGGCTGCGCGGCCGACCCGACAAGATCCAAATGGTCGCACTCGAGCGCGCCTATCATGGCTCGTCCACTGGGGCAGCCAGCCTGACCGGGCTGGCCGCCTTCCACCAGTATTACGAGCCGCTGATGCCGGGCGTGCTGCGGATGGCGCGGCCATATTGCTACCGGTGCGAGCTCGGGCTCACTTATCCGCGCTGCGCCCTGGCGTGCGCCGACGAATTGGAGCGCATCGCCGTCCGTGAGGGCGCCGAGCGCGTAGGGGCGTTTATCGCCGAGCCGGTGCAAGGCGTGGGCGGCGTCGTCGCCCCGCCACCGGGTTACTTCGAGCGCATCCGCGGCATATGCGATCGGCACCAGATCCTGCTGGTGGCCGACGAGGTCATAACCGGCTTCGGGCGGCTGGGGACTTGGTTTGGCAGCCAGCGCTGGCAGGCCGCGCCCGACCTGCTGGTGTTCGCCAAGGCCGTCACCAGCGGTTACTTGCCGCTCGGGGGCGTGATTGTGAGCGAGCAACTGTACCAGACGTTGCTGCAAGCCGGGCCAAGCTTTTCGCTCCATCATGGCTTTACCTACTCCGGCCATCCGGTGGTATGTGCGGCGGCGCTGGCCAACCTCGACATCATCGAACGCGAAAAGCTCCTGCCCGCAGTTCGGCGCCAGGCCCCCTATTTCGCCCAGCAGTTACGGGCGCTAGAGGCGCTGCCGATTGTGGGCGAGGTCCGTTGCGCCGGCTTGATGGCGGCCATCGAGTTGGTACGCGATCGCGACCGTAAGGAGCCGTTCGCAGAAGCACAGCGGGTACCGGGGCGCATCCGCGCCGCTGCTTTGCGCCGCGGCGTCATTGTGCGCGCCAGCGCCGACACCATCGTTGTTTGCCCACCGCTCATCATCACTCGGGCGCAGATCGCAACCGTCGCCGCCGTATTGGGTGAAGCGATCGCCGAGGTATACGATGAACTGGCAGCGGGCGGGTCAGGCTAG
- a CDS encoding peptidylprolyl isomerase: MFLDPGGALGYVCRMGNLRCGVRFVSWFGLALLGWPGVGWPAGPAADEVAARVNGTVISRTAVRAVVQGLAAARDAAPDAKQIEQLSRDALDSLIAFELLYQESQRRSIGVSEADIDAEVEHTKGRFASGEDYAAALAQRRLSVEDVRRDTRKTLAVNRLLEQTAWQGIEVSSAQVRRFYEENREQFKRPAEIRASHILVRGGQEAAAAERASAQQRVQALLAEIQGGADFAALARQHSQDPATAATGGDLGFFSRGTMEPAFEQAAFALKPGTVSSVVQTPYGFHLIKVTDQRPAGYAPLAEVQADVSALLRDEEKRRRQDQLVAKLKQQAQVELLPLLKPSPKPKAAPATKR; the protein is encoded by the coding sequence TTGTTTCTTGATCCCGGCGGGGCGCTGGGCTACGTCTGCCGCATGGGCAATCTGCGCTGTGGTGTGCGGTTTGTGAGTTGGTTCGGCCTCGCGCTGCTGGGCTGGCCGGGCGTCGGCTGGCCGGCTGGCCCGGCCGCCGACGAGGTCGCCGCTCGGGTCAACGGCACCGTCATCTCGCGCACCGCGGTGCGCGCCGTGGTGCAGGGCCTGGCGGCGGCCCGCGACGCCGCGCCCGACGCCAAGCAGATCGAGCAGCTCAGCCGGGACGCGCTCGATTCGCTGATCGCCTTCGAGCTGCTGTATCAAGAAAGCCAGCGCCGCAGCATCGGCGTTAGCGAGGCGGATATCGACGCGGAAGTGGAACATACCAAGGGCCGCTTCGCCAGCGGCGAGGACTACGCGGCCGCGCTGGCGCAACGCCGACTGAGCGTCGAGGACGTCCGCCGCGACACCCGCAAGACCCTGGCCGTCAATCGGCTATTGGAGCAAACGGCCTGGCAGGGCATCGAGGTTAGCAGCGCGCAGGTGCGCCGGTTCTATGAAGAGAACCGCGAGCAGTTCAAACGGCCGGCCGAGATTCGCGCCAGCCACATCCTGGTTCGTGGCGGCCAAGAGGCTGCGGCTGCCGAGCGCGCCAGCGCCCAGCAGCGCGTGCAGGCGCTGTTAGCCGAGATTCAGGGCGGCGCCGACTTCGCCGCGCTGGCACGCCAACACTCGCAAGACCCCGCCACCGCTGCCACCGGTGGCGATCTGGGCTTCTTCTCGCGCGGCACGATGGAGCCCGCCTTCGAGCAGGCGGCCTTCGCCCTGAAGCCCGGAACGGTCAGCTCCGTGGTGCAAACCCCGTACGGTTTTCATCTGATCAAGGTCACCGACCAGCGCCCCGCGGGCTATGCCCCGTTGGCGGAGGTGCAAGCTGACGTCAGCGCATTGCTGCGCGACGAAGAAAAGCGCCGGCGCCAAGATCAGTTGGTGGCAAAGCTGAAGCAACAGGCGCAGGTCGAACTCCTGCCCCTACTCAAGCCCAGCCCCAAGCCGAAAGCGGCTCCGGCCACGAAGCGATGA